DNA from Massilia antarctica:
GCAAGTTCCCCTGCTTGTTCGACACCGTGCCGGAACCGATGATGGTGCCCGCCGCGAGTTCGCGCGTTTTGGCCGCATGCGCGACCAGTTGCGCGAAGTTGAATGTCATGTCGTCGCCCGCGTTCGGCTTGCCGAAAGGGCGCGCATTGATCTGTACATGCAACGGCAGGCGCAGCTTGGTATCCTGCCATGCGTCGCCCAGTTCGTCTGGCGTGACGCACACCGGCGAAAACGCGCTGGCCGCCTTCGACTGGAAGAAACCGAAGCCCTTGAGCAACTCGTTCGGAATCAGGTTGCGCAGCGAAACGTCGTTCACCAGCATGACCAGGCGCACGGCCGCGGCGCTGCGCTCGACGCTGGCACCCATCGGCACGTCGCCGGTGATGACAGCCACTTCCGCTTCCAGGTCGATGCCCCATTCTTCCGACAGCGCATAGATCGGATCGCGCGGGCCGATGAAGGAATCGGAGCCGCCCTGGTACATCAGCGGATCGGTGTAGAACGACGCGGGAACTTCGGCATTGCGCGCTTTTCGCACCAGCTCGACGTGGTTGATGTAAGCCGATCCATCGGCCCACTGATAGGCGCGCGGCAGCGGCGAGTGGCACAATTCCTGGTCAAAGGGTTGCGCGTCCCAGGTGCCGCTATCGTTCAGGGCGAGGTAGACGGCTTGCAGGCGTTCGACGACATCGTCCCAGTTGTCGAGCGCAAACTGCAAGGTCGCGGCAATCTTGGGAACCTTCT
Protein-coding regions in this window:
- a CDS encoding fumarylacetoacetate hydrolase family protein; this translates as MKLATLKSGGRDGSLVVVSRDLSRYQKVPKIAATLQFALDNWDDVVERLQAVYLALNDSGTWDAQPFDQELCHSPLPRAYQWADGSAYINHVELVRKARNAEVPASFYTDPLMYQGGSDSFIGPRDPIYALSEEWGIDLEAEVAVITGDVPMGASVERSAAAVRLVMLVNDVSLRNLIPNELLKGFGFFQSKAASAFSPVCVTPDELGDAWQDTKLRLPLHVQINARPFGKPNAGDDMTFNFAQLVAHAAKTRELAAGTIIGSGTVSNKQGNLHGSSIDNGGVGYCCLAEVRMYETIEHGAPKTPFLKFGDKVRIEMVDAAGASIFGAIDQTVAVYEERRP